TTAAACAAAGATCCGAACAAAGATTATCTATTTTCAAACGTGACCGCCTGGAAAACGAACTCCATACAAATAACCATCATCGCAACCAACATCGAAAAAATGGCAACGTTGTATCAGACCCCTAACTCGATTTATTATCAAAATGCCTCCTTTAAGCAAGACATCCTCTATGCCCTTCAATGGTTTTATACGAATATCTACAATGAGAACGTCACAAATGCCTATGGAAACTGGTATGACTGGCAAATTGGCACTCCCATTTCACTTGTAAATACACTCACCCTCATGAAAAAAGACATCCCTCCGACCCAATTGCAAAATCACTTGAAAGCTATCGATCACTTTGAACCAGCGACTGCTGACGATCGTTATATTGGAACTGGCGCTAATCGGATAAACAAAGGCTTTATTGTGAGTATGGTTGGTGTCCTTAGTGGCAACCAAGCCAAAATCGATCTCGGTGCTGAAATTACAAAACGCGTCTATACGCCAGTTACTTCTGGTGATGGCTTTTATGCAGATGGCTCTTTTATTCAACATACAAATACGCCATACACATCGGGTTACGGCGCCGAAGTTCTCGCCCGTAGCGCTGATTTTTACCAATTATTCGCTGGTACAACAACGCTCGGTAGCTTCCGTTCTCTACCAACCATCTTCACATATCTCGATTCTACTTACTTACCAGTGTTCTATAAAGGTGAGGTGCTCGACATGACCCGTGGCCGTGCCGCTTCACTAAAAGCCATTCCGAACGAGCAGGTGGCCAATACAATGCTTTACGATATGTATACAATCAGCCAAAAAAATTCCAATGCGACGTATCGAGGTAAATACGCTAACATTCTGAAGTCCTCCATTACTAAGCAATCTGAGAAAACCACTTTTTATAAAAATCTTACCGTCGCACAAGCGCAAACTTTCCAAAATGTACTGGCCAATCCGAATATTCCTGCTACCTATCCAGCGCGAACACAAAATAAAATGATGGGTGGCGCTAGCCAAATGATCGACACAAAGCCTGGATATGTTGCAGGCCTAGCAATGTTTTCTAAAAAGGTATCTGCTTTTGAAAGTATCGCAGGGCAAAACATGCTCGGCCACTACACAGGAACGGGCGCCCTCTATCTTTATAACGGCGACGAATCGTTCAAAGGAAACTACTATCCAACTGTTGATATGACAAGTCTCGCAGGTACAACAACCGATCATAAAACAAAGCCAGTTACAGTTGATAACGCCAAATACCTCAATCCCGTAGCTTGGTCTGGCGGCGTAAGTGATGACCAAAATGGCTCTGCAACAATGCAATATAATATGAAAAATGTGACTGGAAGCACACTCGGCGCACAAAAATCCTGGTTCTTTTTAAACGGTAAAATTGTTGCTCTCGGCTCTGGCATTACGTCAACAGAAAGCCTCAACACCGAGACTATCGTCGAAAATCGCAAGTTGGTCAACACGAATCTCAATAGCTTTGTCGTTAGCGGTCAAACGCTTAACCTCGGCCAAACGAAAACAATCGCAAACACAAAATGGGCCTATCTAAACGGTGCGATTCCGAGCCAAAATATCGGCTATGTCTTCCCAACCGCCACGACAGTCACAGCTTACAAAAAAACGAAATCTGGGAATTGGAATACAATAAACACCCGTAACCGTAGCGAATTAGTAGGCGAAAACTACGCAGGCATCACGATTTCTCACGGACAGAAGCCAACAAATAAATCGTACAGCTACATCTTGCTTCCAGGCAAAACTAAGCAAGCAACCGAAGCCTACAGTAAGCAAATCGACGTCGAAATTCGGGCAAACAATCTAAATCAGCAGGCAATTTTCGATAAATCACAAAACCTCTGGATCAGCAATTTCCGCCAACCCAGTACCCTAAACGGCGTCGTAGCTCAGACTCGTGGATCCATGATGATCCGTAAATCAGCAACGCTTGAAAAAATCACGCTATCCGACCCTTCGCAGGAACAAAACAGCATCGCATTCCTAGTACCTAAACAAACAGGACATAAACTCAAAACTAAATCCACAGAAGCAAGCGTAACAACACAAGGCACAAACTGGCGGATTCAAGTAAATACCACTGCTAAAAATGGCAAATCGTTTCATGTTACTTTTGGGAAATAATGAAAGCACAAAAATAACGCCAGATCTGAGAAATATCAGTCCGGCGTTATTTTTCTATTTTAGCCCTCAATGCAATCAATAAACGCTGCATAATCCGTCAAACTCAGAATATCTTCACTATCATGTTCATTTAGCACATAATAAAGATAACTAAAAACCTTCAACTCGGTACTCACATTCGGGTTCACACAAGCTACTAAAGCATTATGCACAAGCGTCCCGTCCACCAAAACGGCCTCAGCAAGATGCACAAATACCGCAAAAAAAGCTTGATTGCGCTGCGTCGTACAATGCGGTAAAGCCAGATGGTTAATCACTAAATTATTTCCTTTTTGCTCACGTTCCTGAATTTTCATTGCTTCATCTGAACTTAAAATATCACGAGCTTCTAGTTCCCTGCAAATCCCCTGAACGATCGTATTCCAATCTTCTTCTGGCGCATTATGATAGTCCATCGCCAAATTCTCTGGGAAAAACGTCCGAATATTTTTGCGCACATCGATTTTTTCTAACGTATCTTGAATCGAGCGTAATTCCGCCTTCGTGATGACCTGCTTAATATCAATGCAAGCTACATCCGTCTCAAATTCCTGAAACGTCGCGTGGTTATTTAAAATCAATTTAATATCCTGATCTTGCAACGTTGTCTGTAATTCTTGGCGGTGCATGACGACAATAATCTCGATACTCTGCAGTTCTTTTTCAATCATCTGTTTATTAATACTCGCAACAGCGTATTGGTCGGAAAACAAGATAACTTTCGCCGCGGACTGCTTGATTCGCTCCATCGCACACGAAAAATAGAGACCAATCAGATCGATATCATACAATTCGATGCCAAATACCTCATTCGCACTACTCACAAACGCAATACTCAAGTCAAAAGCCAGTGGATATACCGCTTTAATATTTGAGATATTGTGCAGCTTCCGGTCGTGCAGGATAATCGGATACGCGATGCTCCGCTTCAAATGCCCGACTAATTGCTCGACTAGCTCCAAATCATAAACAGGCGTACTATATTGCTCTGCCAATCCTTGCAATATTTCTTGCACTTTTTGAGGAGAAACCGCAGCGCTTTTTCGTTGTTGCGCCTCCATGAAAAATGCCATGAGACCTCGTGCTTCAGCCTGTTTATCCTGACCTACCAACTGTTGATGCCAGTCCATATTTGGCTCATCCTCCAAAATACTGGCCGCCAAAATCAAGCTCGCTAAATGCGCGGAATGAATATTCGGATAATAAAGAGCTCCATCTACCTTCCTGATTCCATCCAATAAAGTCGCATAATCATTCACTGAAATACCCAGCCGCTCGCAAAAAAAAGGAGGATTTTTATCGATCAAATTAGCTAGTAAAATCATTTTTCGAAACGGCGATTCATCTAAATAATGTCCGTAATTCGGCTTTGACTTGATCTGCAAGCGATTCTCATAGTGCCCACGTAAAAAAACAATTTTCTCCGATATAAGCGCTTTTGACAAAAATAAGGTTGCCGCTAAATCATCAAGCGTCCTGAAATCATGACGCAATAGCTCCAGCAAAATAAGTTCATCATCATACATTGATTGGTGCAAAAGATTCGTATAAGCCGCTTTATCTCGAATGTCTAACTGATACCCACCTGCTTGACTCGAGGTAATTTCGCCAATCGTTTGGAGAATATGATTGATCTGGGAAATATCACGCAAAATCGTTCTTTTTGAAGTTCCCGTTAATTTCGCGAGTTCTAAACCGCTTGCTTTTTCATTTTCTAACCGATCCATGATTTGTACTTGCCGCTGATTTAGCATCCCTTTTACCTCCTTAACGTCTGAATTGCTTGATTCATTCGCTCTAAACCGTCTACTAGCTTACTGCGCGAACATGCCACATTCATCCGCAAAAATCCCGGTCCTCCGTAGGTTTCCCCTGGCATAATTGCTACTTTTCCAACGTGTATTAGCGCCTCTTGCAATGCGTCTTTCGTCACGCCAAGCGCAGATACATCGAGCCAAGCCAAGTAAGTTCCTTCTGGTATTTCAAAACGAATTTCCGGTATATGATTCGTAATATAATTTTTCAAAAAGTGCATATTATTTTCTAAATGGATCACCAGTTCATCGACGTAATCGGCGCTTTCATTATAGCTCGCCATCGTCGCGTACATGCCTAAAATGCTGACAGATGAAAGGGCATCACGCGCTTTTAATTGCTTCAAAAACGCCGCTCGCAAAGTCGCATCTGGCACTAATAAATAGGAACCAATGAGACCTGGCGTGTTCATTGTCTTACTCGCCGATGTACAAATACACATATTCACAGGATTCTCAGCCAAACTCAGAATCGGTGTATACTGCGCGTTTCCATACACAATATCCATATGAATATCATCTGAAATGATAAAAATATGATGGCGTTCACAAATTTCGATAACCTTCGCGAGTTCTGCTTTATCAAAAACACGCCCCGTTGGATTATGCGGGTTGGTAAGCAACAAAATTTTAGCACCTTTCAATTGCTTCTCCAAACGCTCAAAATCAATACAATACTTCCCATTATCCCATACAAGTTCATTTTCGACTAGCTCGCGGTTATTTTCTTCAATCAAGCTGTAAAAAGCATCATACATCGGTGAAAAAACAACGACGCGATCCCATTCTTCACTTTTCAGACGTATTAAAACCGAAATCGCGTAACACACTGTTGGGCTATAAAGAACCCAATCCTTGTCAACGTGTGCATTAAATCGCGTCTGATACCAATTCGTAATACTCCCTTTAAAAGCATCGTGATTCCACCTCGAATAACCAAAAACCCCGTGCGCCACTCTCGCTTGAATTGCCTCAAGAACTGGCGTTGGCACCTGAAATTCTGTATCCGAAATCGAAAACGGCAGCAAATCATGCTCCCCAAAACGGTCCTCAATGTAATCCCACTGCGTACAATATGTATTTTTACGATCAATGACTTCATTAAAATCATATTTTCCCATGCTTATGTCCCGTCCTTTCTATGGAAAAGCTCAGCGCGTCCGCCGAGCCTCAAACTTCATCCTATATAGCGACAAATCGCCTCATGTTTTTCTGAGTGATATCCTGCCAAGAAATGATCCAACAATGCAGCCAAGCTATCATAATCCGAGCGTGAAATCATCGAAGAATTTGCGTGTAAATAGCGCGTCGGTAAGCAGAACGCCACAACAGGTCGTCCGCCACCCATCACATTATAACGACCACCATCCGTCGCACCCGTCTTCATCGTGCAAAACTGCATAGGTTCGCCAATACTCTTAGCTGTATCAATCATGTCTTGTTTTAATTTTTGATGTGGAATATAGCGTTTATCAAAAAGCGCTAACGCCGCACCCGATCCTAGTTTCAACGGGAATTTTATCCGATCGAATCCAGGCGTATCACCTGCAACCATCGTATCAATCACGATCGCAATATCAGGCTGGATCGCTTCCGCCGAAGTTTGCGCCCCGCGAAGTCCAACCTCCTCTTGCACCGTCGCCACCGCATAAAGCGTAATCTCCTCATTCTCACACCGTTTGAAAAGTTCCGCCACAAGTGCGCATCCAGCCCGGTTATCAAGCGCTTTTCCCAAAATTCGGTCTGGCGTTAACTCCGCAAAATTCGGCTCAGGGCAAACGAAATCACCGATCGCCACGCCCATCTCTGCCACCATTTCCGCTGAATCCGCGCCGATATCAATAAACATCGCGTCATGCTCCATCGGCCTCGCTTTATCCGCCTCACTCAAAGCGTGCGGGGCAATCGAACCAATAATCCCTGCCACTTTTCCCGTCTCCGTCCGAATTTCGACACGGTGGTTCAGCATACTCTGAGTCCACCACGAACCGACCGTATCAAACGAGATAAATCCATCATCTGATATATGTTTCACGATAAATCCGACCTCATCCATGTGCGCAATAATCGCCACTTTCGGCCCCTTTGAACCTTTGCGCGCAATAAAACTCCCCAATCCATCAAACGTAATTTCATCCGCCTGATCGACCAGCTCCTTATACAAAATTTCGCGGATTTCTTGCTCGTCACCACTAGTCCCCGATGCCATCACCAGTTGTTTCAGTAAATTCGTCTCCATCTTTTAATTTCGCCTCTTTCCGTTTTAACCACCACGTTTTCAGAACAATAATTAGGAAAATATTTAATGCTAATCCAAATGCTAAAACAAGATAGAACCAGTACCATGGCGACATCAAGCCAATAAGCGGGTCGAAAATACCGATCCCAGGTGCTAGCCTTTGAACGCCGAACATAATCGTTAACATCCCCGCTATTCCGCCGCTAAGCGTATTTGCAGTAATCATCGGTAGTGGCGCCGCAAGTGCATATGGAATCGCAGGCTCCGTCGCAACCGTCGAACCAACGATAATCGAACTGATCGCCGCGCCTTTTTCTTGTTTTGTAAATAATTTTGGTGCGATAAAAGTCGAGATTCCAGCGGCCATTGGAGGCATCAACGCTACAACACCAACGATCGCGTACCAGTCATAAATTCCTTTGTCGAGTAACGAGAAACAGAAGAACCAAGCTGTTTTGTTTACCGGTCCACCCATGTCAAACGCAAGCATCGCGCCAACGAGGAAGGCTGCGGCAAGTTTCATTTCAGTCGGAATCGTGTTTAAAAAGTGCAACATTCCGTCCATCATACCGCCCATTACAGGTCCCAATACGTAAAATGTGAGCGTACCAAAAATAAATAATGTCACAAATGGGATCAACATCGAACCAAGCAGCGGTTGCAACGCCTTGCCCAGCTTCACTTTTCGGAAGTATTTCACAAAATAACCAATCGCTAGTCCCAGAACCACCGCACCTAAAAATCCAGCACCCGACTCCGTTCCAAGCATCGTATTGTCATTCGCTAAATAGGTGACCAAAAATGCTGGTGCAAATGCAGGCTTATCGCCAATCGAGCTCGCAATATACGCACCCATAATCGGAATCATGAACTTGAATCCTAAATAACCGATCGTCTCAACAACCCAGGCAAACGACGGGTCTCCATTCGCCATATCGACATACGGCATCCCAAACTGCACAAGCATGTTTGCAATCGCAACGAGCAAACCACCACCAATAACGAACGGTAATGCCGCTGAAACTCCCGCCATCAAGTGACTCATCACGCTTCCCGTTGGTACATCTTGCTGTCCCATTTTGATGTTGCTGTCCGCCGTAAATAACGTCGCTTTGCTTTCCAAATCATCGTAAATCGTCTCGATCTGTTTCAAAGCATCCGAAACCTTGAGTTCCACAACCTTCTTATTTGCAAAACGGAATCGGTCTTCCTCACTAATCGTCCGTCCAAGCGCCAGAATCACATAATCCGCCGCCTTAATTTCAGCCGGTGTTAAATGGTTCTCAACACCACTCGCACCTTGCGTCTCCACTTTTATCGTGTAACCTAATGAAACTGCCTTGCGCTCTAACGCCTCTGCCACCATGTATGTATGGGCAATTCCCGCAGGACAATTCGTAATCGCAACAATATTTAAACTCGCCATCTAACTCTCTCCCTTTTTACGAAATAACGCCTTGAACTAGCGCCAAAATCTCACTTTCCGTCCCTGTTTTCAACTGACCAACGAACTCTGGATCCATCAATTTCCGGCTTAACTGCGACAACAATCGTAAATGTTCTTGCCCACCGGTTTCCGGCACAAGCAGACAAATCCAGCAATACACTGGCTGATCATCCATTGCTTCCCAAGCCACCGCATTTTCCCCGCGTCCCACTAAAACGCCGACTTCCTTCACAAAAGCTGATTTCGCATGAGGGATCGCGATTCCCCCACCAAATCCTGTAGTCGACTCCTCTTCACGCAAACATAAATCCTTATAAAATCCCGCAGCATCCGAGACCTTGCCGTTTTTAACCGCCAAATCCGCAAACTCTTGCAAAATTTCTGCTTTCGTCTTCCCTTGCATCGCTACATTAATTCCACTTACACTCATGATTTCCATTCATCTCAACTCCAGCTTCTTTTTGTATTCCTACTTAATAACGTTCTCTTGTACTATTTCAGTATAGTTGATAACGCTTACTAAAAAAACAACAGAAATGTCACACCCGTGATGACATAATACGCAGGAATTCATTTAAAGTTCTGTTTA
The sequence above is drawn from the Listeria weihenstephanensis genome and encodes:
- a CDS encoding polysaccharide lyase 8 family protein produces the protein MKKYWITFLLALFLLLGVSSSTFAQTVSEQNTSLNNWQISLTGKAFPSSNIVLKTTLSEQERTTQQNVLAKLNKDPNKDYLFSNVTAWKTNSIQITIIATNIEKMATLYQTPNSIYYQNASFKQDILYALQWFYTNIYNENVTNAYGNWYDWQIGTPISLVNTLTLMKKDIPPTQLQNHLKAIDHFEPATADDRYIGTGANRINKGFIVSMVGVLSGNQAKIDLGAEITKRVYTPVTSGDGFYADGSFIQHTNTPYTSGYGAEVLARSADFYQLFAGTTTLGSFRSLPTIFTYLDSTYLPVFYKGEVLDMTRGRAASLKAIPNEQVANTMLYDMYTISQKNSNATYRGKYANILKSSITKQSEKTTFYKNLTVAQAQTFQNVLANPNIPATYPARTQNKMMGGASQMIDTKPGYVAGLAMFSKKVSAFESIAGQNMLGHYTGTGALYLYNGDESFKGNYYPTVDMTSLAGTTTDHKTKPVTVDNAKYLNPVAWSGGVSDDQNGSATMQYNMKNVTGSTLGAQKSWFFLNGKIVALGSGITSTESLNTETIVENRKLVNTNLNSFVVSGQTLNLGQTKTIANTKWAYLNGAIPSQNIGYVFPTATTVTAYKKTKSGNWNTINTRNRSELVGENYAGITISHGQKPTNKSYSYILLPGKTKQATEAYSKQIDVEIRANNLNQQAIFDKSQNLWISNFRQPSTLNGVVAQTRGSMMIRKSATLEKITLSDPSQEQNSIAFLVPKQTGHKLKTKSTEASVTTQGTNWRIQVNTTAKNGKSFHVTFGK
- a CDS encoding putative frv operon regulatory protein, which translates into the protein MLNQRQVQIMDRLENEKASGLELAKLTGTSKRTILRDISQINHILQTIGEITSSQAGGYQLDIRDKAAYTNLLHQSMYDDELILLELLRHDFRTLDDLAATLFLSKALISEKIVFLRGHYENRLQIKSKPNYGHYLDESPFRKMILLANLIDKNPPFFCERLGISVNDYATLLDGIRKVDGALYYPNIHSAHLASLILAASILEDEPNMDWHQQLVGQDKQAEARGLMAFFMEAQQRKSAAVSPQKVQEILQGLAEQYSTPVYDLELVEQLVGHLKRSIAYPIILHDRKLHNISNIKAVYPLAFDLSIAFVSSANEVFGIELYDIDLIGLYFSCAMERIKQSAAKVILFSDQYAVASINKQMIEKELQSIEIIVVMHRQELQTTLQDQDIKLILNNHATFQEFETDVACIDIKQVITKAELRSIQDTLEKIDVRKNIRTFFPENLAMDYHNAPEEDWNTIVQGICRELEARDILSSDEAMKIQEREQKGNNLVINHLALPHCTTQRNQAFFAVFVHLAEAVLVDGTLVHNALVACVNPNVSTELKVFSYLYYVLNEHDSEDILSLTDYAAFIDCIEG
- a CDS encoding MalY/PatB family protein, encoding MGKYDFNEVIDRKNTYCTQWDYIEDRFGEHDLLPFSISDTEFQVPTPVLEAIQARVAHGVFGYSRWNHDAFKGSITNWYQTRFNAHVDKDWVLYSPTVCYAISVLIRLKSEEWDRVVVFSPMYDAFYSLIEENNRELVENELVWDNGKYCIDFERLEKQLKGAKILLLTNPHNPTGRVFDKAELAKVIEICERHHIFIISDDIHMDIVYGNAQYTPILSLAENPVNMCICTSASKTMNTPGLIGSYLLVPDATLRAAFLKQLKARDALSSVSILGMYATMASYNESADYVDELVIHLENNMHFLKNYITNHIPEIRFEIPEGTYLAWLDVSALGVTKDALQEALIHVGKVAIMPGETYGGPGFLRMNVACSRSKLVDGLERMNQAIQTLRR
- a CDS encoding zinc-binding metallopeptidase family protein, translating into METNLLKQLVMASGTSGDEQEIREILYKELVDQADEITFDGLGSFIARKGSKGPKVAIIAHMDEVGFIVKHISDDGFISFDTVGSWWTQSMLNHRVEIRTETGKVAGIIGSIAPHALSEADKARPMEHDAMFIDIGADSAEMVAEMGVAIGDFVCPEPNFAELTPDRILGKALDNRAGCALVAELFKRCENEEITLYAVATVQEEVGLRGAQTSAEAIQPDIAIVIDTMVAGDTPGFDRIKFPLKLGSGAALALFDKRYIPHQKLKQDMIDTAKSIGEPMQFCTMKTGATDGGRYNVMGGGRPVVAFCLPTRYLHANSSMISRSDYDSLAALLDHFLAGYHSEKHEAICRYIG
- a CDS encoding PTS fructose-like transporter subunit IIBC gives rise to the protein MASLNIVAITNCPAGIAHTYMVAEALERKAVSLGYTIKVETQGASGVENHLTPAEIKAADYVILALGRTISEEDRFRFANKKVVELKVSDALKQIETIYDDLESKATLFTADSNIKMGQQDVPTGSVMSHLMAGVSAALPFVIGGGLLVAIANMLVQFGMPYVDMANGDPSFAWVVETIGYLGFKFMIPIMGAYIASSIGDKPAFAPAFLVTYLANDNTMLGTESGAGFLGAVVLGLAIGYFVKYFRKVKLGKALQPLLGSMLIPFVTLFIFGTLTFYVLGPVMGGMMDGMLHFLNTIPTEMKLAAAFLVGAMLAFDMGGPVNKTAWFFCFSLLDKGIYDWYAIVGVVALMPPMAAGISTFIAPKLFTKQEKGAAISSIIVGSTVATEPAIPYALAAPLPMITANTLSGGIAGMLTIMFGVQRLAPGIGIFDPLIGLMSPWYWFYLVLAFGLALNIFLIIVLKTWWLKRKEAKLKDGDEFTETTGDGIGD
- a CDS encoding PTS fructose transporter subunit IIA, with product MEIMSVSGINVAMQGKTKAEILQEFADLAVKNGKVSDAAGFYKDLCLREEESTTGFGGGIAIPHAKSAFVKEVGVLVGRGENAVAWEAMDDQPVYCWICLLVPETGGQEHLRLLSQLSRKLMDPEFVGQLKTGTESEILALVQGVIS